The following proteins are encoded in a genomic region of Diabrotica virgifera virgifera chromosome 1, PGI_DIABVI_V3a:
- the LOC126879113 gene encoding uncharacterized protein LOC126879113 has translation MKNVLVILRRILHKSLTSSLSEWCCKHNITHVAINDLLNILKPYHPELPRDARTLLHTLRKTILQPINSGHYIYFGLRNCLQKLLSQYSGEECLDTVEILINIDGLPLSKSSSSQVYPILCSIYPKQGPVDIVGIYHGYEKPKDSNLFLEKFVEDAIEIINNEAAIKSEKCSDKKVAEQEIGRWLRRAGDRLKTFKEKESE, from the exons ATGAAAAATGTATTAGTGATACTACGGAGGATACTACATAAAAGTCTTACCAGTAGCTTATCAGAATGGTGCTGTAAACATAATATTACACATGTGGCTATTAATGAcctgttaaatattttaaaaccatATCATCCTGAATTACCCCGAGATGCTAGAACTCTGTTACACACTCTAAGGAAAACTATTCTACAACCAATAAACTCAGGTCACTATATTTATTTTGGATTGAGAAATTGTTTGCAAAAACTACTGTCTCAGTATTCTGGAGAAGAGTGTCTTGATACTGTagaaattttaattaatatagatggtCTTCCACTTTCAAAAAGTTCATCCAGTCAAGTGTATCCAATTTTATGCAGTATATATCCGAAACAGGGGCCAGTTGATATAGTTGGTATATATCACGGTTATGAGAAACCCAAAGAttctaatttatttttagaaaaatttgtaGAAGATGCCATAGAAATAATTAATAATG AAGCTgcaataaaaagtgaaaaatgtaGTGATAAGAAGGTGGCGGAGCAAGAAATTGGACGATGGTTGAGGAGAGCCGGGGATCGCTTAAAAACTTTCAAGGAAAAGGAATCagaataa